The Labrys wisconsinensis genome has a window encoding:
- a CDS encoding LysR family transcriptional regulator → MDRGDLASLTAFVAVADQRSFRAAASRLDVTPSALSHAMRQLEERLGVRLLHRTTRSVSVTDAGRRLLDQLRPAIDQITGALADLGQERSRPMGRLRIYAAGHIAATTAIVPVWDRFLSTYPDVNLEIHVGDGPIDIVDRGFDAGIGPHDHAPADMMAVRVVGPMKVAIVGAPSYFARRRPPRTPDDLARHTCVQYRLAMDGSVMEWPLARNGQTRRMATEGRITVNEVELAARAAIDGLGIALTFEPFAEPFLRSGQLVRVLEDWSPTFEGFYLYYPGHRQVPAALRAFIDMVRAARGAPLVKCPLENPFTRC, encoded by the coding sequence ATGGACCGCGGTGACCTTGCGAGCCTGACCGCCTTCGTTGCCGTGGCCGACCAGCGTAGCTTCCGGGCGGCCGCCTCCCGCCTCGACGTCACGCCCTCGGCGCTCAGCCATGCCATGCGGCAGCTGGAGGAGCGGCTCGGGGTGCGGCTGCTGCACCGCACGACACGCAGCGTCTCGGTGACGGATGCCGGCCGGCGCCTGCTCGACCAGCTGCGTCCGGCCATCGACCAGATCACCGGGGCTCTCGCCGATCTCGGCCAGGAGCGCTCCCGCCCGATGGGGCGCCTGCGCATCTATGCGGCGGGCCATATCGCCGCCACCACGGCGATCGTGCCGGTGTGGGACCGCTTCCTGTCGACCTATCCGGACGTCAATCTGGAGATCCATGTCGGCGACGGGCCGATCGACATCGTCGACCGGGGGTTCGATGCCGGCATCGGCCCGCACGACCATGCGCCGGCCGACATGATGGCCGTGCGCGTCGTGGGGCCGATGAAGGTGGCCATCGTCGGCGCGCCGTCCTATTTCGCGCGCCGGCGTCCGCCACGCACGCCCGACGACCTCGCACGCCACACCTGCGTCCAATATCGCCTCGCCATGGACGGCAGCGTGATGGAATGGCCCCTGGCCCGCAACGGCCAGACCCGGCGCATGGCGACCGAGGGCCGCATCACCGTCAACGAGGTCGAGCTTGCCGCCCGCGCCGCCATCGACGGCCTCGGCATCGCCCTCACCTTCGAGCCCTTCGCCGAGCCGTTCCTGCGCTCGGGCCAGCTCGTCCGGGTGCTCGAGGACTGGTCGCCGACCTTCGAGGGCTTCTACCTCTATTATCCCGGCCACCGCCAGGTCCCCGCCGCGCTGCGCGCCTTCATCGACATGGTGCGCGCCGCCCGCGGCGCGCCGCTGGTCAAGTGCCCGCTGGAGAACCCCTTCACCCGCTGCTGA